One Xiphophorus maculatus strain JP 163 A chromosome 15, X_maculatus-5.0-male, whole genome shotgun sequence genomic window, ATTTTCCTTGGATTACTGTCTGTAATCACTGTCTGTGGAAactttcttgtaatattttccatcatttacTTCAGACAGCTCCACACTCCTACCAACTACCTCATCCTCTCTCTTGCTGTCGCTGACCTGCTTGTCGGGGTCGTGGTGTTCCCCTTCAGCATGGCTTTCACCGTGACTTCCTGCATGCACTATGAGAGTTTGTTCTGCAAAATACGCGACAGCTTCGACGTCACAATGTGCACGTCCTCTATTCTCAACCTGTGCTGCATCTCCATAGACAGATACCATGCGGTGTGCGAGCCCCTGACGTACAGGACGAAAATAAACGCTCGGGTAACCGGGGTGATGATCCTGTTCAGCTGGGGCGTCTCTCTTCTAATAGGAGTTGGCATCATTGTTGCGGGATTCAGCCAAGGCGCATGTGAGGACACATGCTCCATTGACATTATAGTGGCCAACACTACGGGACCCGTTTTCTCCTTTTACCTTCCAGCAGTCATAATGCTCTGCATTTACTTGAAGATTTTCCTGGTTGCTCAGAGACAACTGAACAGCATCCAGAGCACAAACGGCCAGAGCATGAAGTCTGGAGCGACAGCTAGCAGGATGGAGAGGAAGGCCACCAAAACCCTGGCAATTGTGATGGGAGTGTTTCTTTTATGTCTCACTCCCTACTTTATCTGTGTCGTCTTCCAGCCATTATACTACGACCCGCCACCACTTCCTCTGATAGAAACACTGAACTGGCTTACGCTGTCAAATTCAATGCTGAATCCTTTGATTTATGCCTTCTTTTACGGCTGGTTCCGATCAGCTTTCAGGGCGGTCGTCTCAGGAAAGATATTCCACAGCGATTCAGCCAACTCcagattattttgatttttatataCTGCTGTACTTTACATATTGgggtttttataaataatgattaatgatAAAACCATGTAACAGGAATATAGTTTTGAAAAagtacttaatttatttttatttgcataaagaAGCAGCATGTCAAGAACTATTTGTACCTTCTCAATAATCAATGCAAAACAATTTAATCGCATTACGTCAATAAAGCACTTCTTTCATTTGCTGACCAATTTTTTTATGCACATCTCCACtatttaattttagttattcatttttttaggtttcatacatttttcaaacacaaGTTTGGTACATATCCGGTCAAAGTCGCGTACATTAAATGGTCTGATTCAACCTGATTTTTTATCATTTGGACAAATCCGCTAAAATCCGAAAATAAAGACACTTTATtgaacacagaaataaataaatgttgcagttCATATCATCCAGGGTTCTTTAAAGAGTTATTGAAGATACTGATGACTGTGAGCAGGAAGGaactcctgtagcagtctgtataacagcaaatctgaagaagcctctgactgataACACTGATGAAGACGATGCTCAGGGTTGTTCataaattttcagattttatgaagaatctaTGTTAAGCCTCATATCTAGATGAACACAGGTATTTATATTCCCCAACCACCAATACTTTGTCTCCCGTGATGGGACTAGTGTTTGACCAAATCGTGTTTCTTCCAAAATCGACAGTCGTCTTCTTTGTTCTGTTCACATTCCATGGTCCTACACCTTGATACAAAGCTCCACCAGAGTTCATCAGGGTTCATTAGCGTCTTTTCCATCTCTGATGAACCCAAAGACTTGAGTCTAAAATCAGGGAGATAGATCACACTGGCAGAGAATAGacttaaaatactgttagtttataaatcacttgGCACCAATATGCATTATAGAACTACTGCTGGAGAGCACGAGAGCAGCATcggcttctatgcaccacaaatctagaacaaaccttcagaaaactaaaaacagctgaaacactgagggcctttaaatcaaggcttaAATCCCTTGATTTAAAGGCATCATTGTTATGGTTCAAGTTGATCTTGAACCATAATAAcactgatcaacatatttgatgtgtactGATAATACTGTTGATGGCATTTTGTCATCTAGTGATGGCAAATCACTACATTTTGATGACATTGTCACCTTCCATATATTGACTGGTGACAACACAGTCATCCATCAATTTGTGACTGTATATAGTTTTTATGATCTaaggcactttgaactgccttgttccagaaatgtgctatataaataaaattgattgattgatataaatcactgaactgCTTAGCCTtcctgaccagaaccagaagactcTTCAGGTCTGCATCACGAGattcagaaccaaacatggagaagcagcattcagcttccaTGCTCCTCTAAATTAGAAcaagcttccagaaaactgcaaagatgctgaaacactgagtttctttaaatcaaggcaaaaaaaaaaaatccacctatttagagttgcttttgataaTAGCTGGAACATAGATTAATTCTGTTGTGGATTACaagttttcattatttgttcACTAATTTATTATGCTACtgtaatgtttcctttttttgttgctgaaatgtgcgaTACAAATAAGTGTGACTTGTACAACTTAAATCTATGACACGCTTCCTCTCCGCCTCACTGTGTTTTCTGTAGCAAAGAGTCGTGACCTGATCATGAACCGTTAACTCTGAGTTGCAGACTGGATCCTGGTTCTTTTACAGCCTGACACAGATTAGACAGGGATTATCGCTGTAGCCAAAGTGGAACTATTCAATGGAATGCCTCTGAAAGCTTTATTGTGTtctatattttcacatttgtcaaCTAAGTGTGGAAAGATTTTGATTACTTGAGAGctgtgtaaaaagatttttaatgatgcatttcATGCTTTGCTTTGGCCTCGGATGGCTAAAATAGCCAATTTTCTAAGCAGAGAATAATCCTGATTAAGGTTGATTGAAATGCTGGACTGATATTGAAGTCAATCTGCATATTGTAAGCACAATTGTTGTGACTTTTCACAGTAGTGAGAAAAATTGGATAACCCTTACTGATTGGATATAGAAAACAAGAAACCTCAACACCAACAAAGTCGTCTGTCTCAATCACAAAAAAGAATACCGTCTGTCTAACCCAAGTAttccttgtttattttctaactttattgGAAACTTTGTAAATAGGACATAATTGCATTGAGGCAGTTGGCTTGGACACCTAATACAGACCTTGGGGAGAAGAAAAGCTCTGTGCAGCACCAGCGCAGCTCAGGGACTGAAGACTCTGCAGTCATTTACACCTTTAATGACAAAAGGTGTTAGGTTGCATTATGTCTTTGCATCAGAAGGCAAACCATTAAGTTTGCCATACTGAGTTAAAGCAACTTTACTGCATcatagaaacatatttttaatagaaaccAAAAGCTTTAATTTGAGATGTTCAAATTTAACTCTGTCTCAACagatttagtaaaaaaataataataataatgtccctttattttctttcccatgaaaagaaatgaatcattttctACTCAAATCACTTATCCAATGCCATTTTCTGGGGCAGTTAAAATCTAGAGAACCTGTCTTTTTATTGACACAAGGTTCTCAGCCGGGTCAGTGTTGCTGGATGGAAGAAGACCTTCCATCAGTGAGTGTTAGGCCAGTCTAGGTGGAAGGATTGGTCCTTTAGCAGCCCAAAACCTTTTATGTCCATTTTCTTGGAAATCTTTTTTTGGATAGAGAATCAACTTGGAGGTCGCAAAGCTCATCTTTGTAGTTAAGGTATTCCACGTCTTTGACAGTGGGAATGTCCCATCACCCATTCTCCTGACAGATGCTCATCCATGTCAGCAAAGCGGCTTTTCATCTCCTGAATTTCAAACACGACTTAATCAGATAGTAAATagcttttttcctcatttcatATTGTTTCTGAACTGTTCATGTTATGCTACAGCAGGAGATTTGAGTCGATCTCGGCAGTAGGTGACAAACTGAAGCTACCAGGATGCTGAGACCAGCACTTCCTCTTCTGGCTCGCTcatcaaaatattcactaatatccaaaatgtttgtaactttattaaagaattcttaaaaataaaaaatcaacgAAACGTGTTCAAATCAATaactcaacaaaaataataatctcagtaattattgtttcaactaGGTGCTGTGCAATTCTGTGAGTTTCGGCTCCATTACCAAAATAATTAAGGGACTCAAAGACCGACTGACTAGCAGAGCAAGGATTTAAATGAcctaatcaaccaccgctgtgttcaTGAGAGgctgattaataatcgcaaagtaaatatcaagcctggaaacttgacattgtaacgaactgaatgttatgtttttaacgtaatctctGCTCGGTTTgtggggcgcaggcggttgccacgccAACGGGTGTACTTAAATGACAGAGAGATAGaaagtaaaaaggtaggagtggttttgagttgatcacctgttcaggttattttacctttgtttacctttgctgtggcgcattacagccgccgTAGTTTCTGAACGTTCAATAAACGACAAACTTGGACTGATTCTCTCGtttgtttgtgagtttacgtcattcacaacaaacatcaaacacGGTCAATATGTTCCATTAAGTttgtaacaaacaaatggcttctatcgcgataattatgtgaaattaaatggtctatcatttagaaaaaaaaatagtttggtgTTCTCTGGCATCTGGCTTTGAGCTCAGAGTCTGAGAGGTTTTTCCTCTATCAAACATGCTATTTATTTTAGACTCTTACTTAGTGTTAATATTGattatatatacacacactttTGTCATAGTACCGCCAAGAATGTAAAACTACTTTCACCCCTGGATATTGTCATGCTGAGGTTGAGATAAGGATTGGTAAGAGAGCCAAATTCCTCCAGGCAGAGAAAAACATGCCACAGAAGGAATTGGACGAAGTCAACCGTACgctctttttaaattaagtatAAAGAAGAGCTGGATGCGTCGAAAGTTGAAATTGAACGCCAACTCGCACGTAATCAATCATAAGCTCTCTGAGGAGCTAAAAGAGAAGGAAGGGGAGATTGCTGAAGCAAAGGCTGCCCTTCTGGTAAAGAAGccatttttgaaaaagcttCGGCATGCTCCTGGgttgaggaaaacagaaaaatggaaGACAAAGgaggctgctggaaaaaacgTGCAAGGTCGAAAATTAACCcttacatattttctgtttgtttatgctTCGAGCCAATACCATTCCTGtaatttatattattaattGAATGAATTATCTCAtttaattaatcagatttattgaATAAGGAATGAAGGAATGAGGAGATGAAGGGATGAATGAATTTTACTTAATAGTCTTTGGAGAATGCTAGAAAGTTGGGAGTCAAAGACGTGCGGGTATTTTCCTGAGCCAGCATAGAACCCCGCAGATGAAACCTGCAGCGAAAGGAGTACAgaggtaaataatgacacttttaatgcaaagttgctttaaaagttgcattaaaagtccattaaaagcaccaactttgcattaaagtgtaccaaataatgcaaagttggcacttttaatggacttttaatgcaactttgcatattaaagtgatagaaaacctaatgcagttTTTTCTTCAGTGAGATTCTGATACCCGGGGGAGGTTGCTGGTTTCTCATAGTCAGAAGCTGGCTGCAAACCTTGAGGCAGCAGGAATCAATCAGtgatggtagatctgaaatttggtttgacaACCTCAGTATGAGAAATTGCAGACTGataggaaccaaagagctctgctTAGTTAAAGCCacatcttctgaagttgggatattttTCCTCCATCAACAGGTTCCAGAGGTGTCACCTCCAACCAGATgtgtttcatatttcatattccACACTGCAATGTGATTCATAATGCTTTGTATCTATcttaagattttgtttgtgGCACAGAAACAGACATGTAGCATCCAAAGACTTAAAGGTGCACTGTTAAAAGTCATACTCTCAATTAGTTATCATAACGTTTTTCTATAAGTTACTTCCAATTAACATAATGAGTTATGTAATTTCAACTTAATTTCCTGAGTTATTGGCATTTCAACTCGAGGATGTGAGTCAGTTCAgtgaaacataaatttaaaggTGTGAACATAACTTGACAATCCGAGTTTTAAAAAGGTAACCGGATCTTATAAAAACTGATCACCACTGGCAATATTAATGCGAGATACAAATAGTGCCGGAAATTCGCTCTTTATCTGATAAGGGACTAAATATGATGTAAGATTTAGTCAGACTATATAAAGTTATCCATCCAAGTTATAATTGCATATTAAATGAAGAAGAGGAACACCACCTGACCAGATTAAGGACGTCGAAAGCAAAGTCGCGGATGAATACCAATTTTTCCAAGACCTCTGTCCCAAAGGCGTTCAAATTCGGCGGGACCTTTTTTTTGAAATGCGAAGCGAGCTGGAGTCATAGTAAGGTAAGCTTcatttgtcgttttttttgatAATGCCATCCATTTTTAGAATATGTTAAGAGCTAAAAGTTCGTGTCTCTGTTACATGTTTAAACACAGGACATAAAACAACAGCTTGCTAATTGTCGAGTTAGTCAATGCAGATGAGCCTAGCTAAACTATGCTACTCGGTTGCGCTTATAGAAGTTTTCTTAAGAGAAAATACAAGCAGCTACCACGATTTTTGTATTGTACACGCCCCCAGAAACACATATGTGGCGCTTGGTCAAAGTTTTGCATTGACGTGCTGACTGCAGGTGAGTTAGCGGCTTCGGGAAAGGCTGTGCGTCAGTAATTAGTCGTGTTTCTTGTCAGTAATTAGCCGTGTCCTTTGTTTCATGTGTTGGTGCGCACCTGTGTCCCGTTTCTGGTTGCCGGTGACAAATGCAATTTCACTGTTAAAGAGAGGAAACTACCTCCAGCGGCAATTGCAGATTAAACTGTATTCTGAATTTTACAGTAATTATTTATCAAGCGTTTGTCTTTGCTCAGTGGCTTCCAGATAGTCAGGACCCCACTGTAGGTcctgaaaaatcttttttaaatttaattacattttaaagatgacTACTAATTTACTTTAGTTGTTACTAAAGAGTGTGCTTAGGtcaccttaaaataaattaaactagcATGATGAATTCTGTTCTTGTTCATTTGACCCAATATCGAGGtatatcatttaaaataaattggggGCAGTCTATGTTACTGTTATTGTGCGGGTCAAATTCTGAAAACTTTGGAACCTCTAGTTTGGACAATGAAGCTGGTGAAGATAACAATTTAGACAAGTTATTTTAACTAAGTGGCAAAACTGGCATTCgtatgtattaatattttttttttaaataccataaTCTGAAATGTATGGGTTTTTTGTGCAGGTGGTCCattatttaaagtttggcaAAAACTGTGGATGAAGTGGAG contains:
- the LOC102230429 gene encoding trace amine-associated receptor 1-like, whose product is MDADLMVNSSNGVDPTHPCYISDNDTYMFANNPSVVCVSLYIFLGLLSVITVCGNFLVIFSIIYFRQLHTPTNYLILSLAVADLLVGVVVFPFSMAFTVTSCMHYESLFCKIRDSFDVTMCTSSILNLCCISIDRYHAVCEPLTYRTKINARVTGVMILFSWGVSLLIGVGIIVAGFSQGACEDTCSIDIIVANTTGPVFSFYLPAVIMLCIYLKIFLVAQRQLNSIQSTNGQSMKSGATASRMERKATKTLAIVMGVFLLCLTPYFICVVFQPLYYDPPPLPLIETLNWLTLSNSMLNPLIYAFFYGWFRSAFRAVVSGKIFHSDSANSRLF